The segment AGATGTCTCTGGTAAAAAAGGGCAACGAAGAAAACCACATGAAGTTTCTGTTCTCCTGCTCGGCTGCTCCCTTCTCATATATAGGTAAAGAACACCACATAGTTGAACTGTAAAACTCAGCCACAGCTAATATTAGACATGAGTTAAGAAAAGCTATAACAATATATCACTGACggtctacaattttttttacgaATCATACACAAAACACTTGTCTGCATTCGCAACAATCTCCTCGAAGATAAAGAGACCAAAAGAGTTAACATACAACTTACCATCCGACCTTCACAGTTGTAGGACTTCAAGATCTACAAATTCTTCTGCACTGATTTGAGCCCCATCCCGAGTTTGTTTTCTGGaagcataaaacaaaaaaaactttagctCATTATCTCTCAGTCTTGTACCAATTGATACCTAATCTAGTGAATAAAGTCGATATTCAACTAATATCGGCTTACTTATCAAAACATTCAATGAGTATGTAGGAGTCTCACAGAATATTTTCTGATGCTTTACCAGTTTCAGCTTTTTTCCTCTGCCACGAATCATTGGTATTTTAAGGTTTCAGCTTGTATATCCATACCATCCAATAGTTCAAGTCCCTCCTTCCGCTCCTGGTGTGGTGATAGTTTAAACCTAATGACAAAAGCAATGACATTTACCATAATATAAGTGGAACCAATGCGCCACTGCTTTGTGTTAAGGTATTAAGATTCGATGTGTGTGAGCTCGAAATTTTTTTCCCAATCTATGTTCACCTAGACCGATCAAAGCCTGGCATTTTGCTCTAGACAATTGGAGCATAAAAACATAACCAGGAAACAGGGTTCAAGGTTTACACCTATATGAAAGCTTCGTACATGTAGTAGCAGAGATTTTACACAAGGCAGTTCAGATAGTCAGCTTCCTTTATATGAGGAAAGACGCCGCCTACAATATGCACCATCCATAGAAACCAGAGTTAGCAAACTCCTGATATATATCCTCACAGATAGCAAGCTCCTCATGACCATATGGATAGCTGTAATAGAAAATCAAAACCATGGAGATGAAAGTTAGTTTAGAATATTCTGGTACCATTGCGTGCATTTATCAGTTAACTGTAGAATAATTCTTACATGAGACCAAATTCATAGTACAGTTTTTTCATGTCTTGACTTGTAAACCCAGTGCAAATGCTGCATAGAAAAAGAAACCGATTATCAGTAAGCTCTATCCTCCATTCTTTTTCAAGTTGATCTTTGTTTTATTCAATTATCACTCAGCGCATCTTCTGGGAGAGCTCACAGTAGAATAATGATCTagtaacattaaaattaaaaaaaaaaagaaattttggaAGGTCATACTATACTTGGAAGAAGCAAAATCTTGGGAGTAGAAGCTCTTTCTGTATCAGTAGAGGGAGTGATATATCAGTATGAGAAGATGTCTCGTACCTAAAACCAAATAGACCTATAATTGTATACAGTCAGTAAAAGAATTTACTCGACGGTAAATCACAATTCTACCCGGTCTAAGTATACAGTTGTAAAAGTATTTACTTGTGTGCCAGGGAAGAGCGTCGGATAATCAAGAGAACATTGAAGAAGCATACATACCTCTAGGATTCCACTTCGATTTAACATCGAAACAATCGAACTGTTTTTATACTGGGGACTTGCCATTTGGTTTCATCGCCATGGCTTGAGCTTAATTAGAGCaggttttctggttttggttTTGTAGCCATGGAAGGAAAAGCAGTATACAGTATATAGAATGAGAAGGCGATGGGAGGGGAGGAGGTGAAAGGAAATCATTAAGAAGAGATTAAAGCAAATAATTGATTGCAGAGGAGGATGAGTAACGGAGGGTGGAAGAAGATGAATCTGAGAAGACGATGTTATCATACAATACGGATCAGAATGCATCGATCGACGTTTTATAGGTTAGAGTTTTCTCAGATATATGAGATGAGCCAAAGATAAcaaatattgtgattttttagTGGGTGTCAACTGGGCCGATTATTATTTCAAAGCCCACACGCATGAATATAGATTTTGCAGTCTCAAGTGGAGATGACGTGGCGGATTAATATCTTTTGATTGGCTGAATTTATAATCGGACATGGCATAGCTGAGAAGGTTTCATATTCTCCTTTTAATACTTGTTTGATTTCGAGTAACTGAAAATATTTACCATAGAGTTTGgtaaaaagaaagtaaaatttacaatttgagttccataaaataattcaaacaaaGTATTCAGACAATCTGAAATtctgaacaaaaccaaaaagacaaaaaaaaaaacatttgtaaaatgaaaaaaaaaatgagtttttttttgtttgtttgtttattattgagttaaaaaaaaaaacaagatcatAAAATGGCATTATTGCCTGAGAGTGCGAGGACACCACCACCTCTAACAGAGACCGGAGTTCGAATCCCAAAACTCGCAGAATGGAGAAAAACGACAATCACAGTGATATCATCGTGAAAGTGTCTCCTGATCCCACGTTCTATCTTCTCCAAATCCGAAtacctcatctctctcttcttcgCTGCTGCTTGCAATGCAGCTTTCAGTAACCTCCGAGCCACACCCTAATGACACCAACAACATACAACAAAGATTCACTCAAAAACCAAACTAGATTTAAAAAAGAGTGATGTTAAAAACTTACATTGCGTGGACAAGAATTAACAATATCAACTGCTTCTTGGTTACTCAGATGCTCCCACAAACCATCAGAAGCAAATATAAGAAACTGATCTTCAGGGTGAATCTTATGAACCGTTATCGTCGGCTCAGCTCTCATGATCGGCTTCTCGAACCGCTCCGCAACTCTAAACTTAGGCAGCAACGGCTCCCGGTTAAACTCCGCTCTCTTCAAGTACGCGTCACCTATAGACCTCGAAACCTGTATGATCCCTTTCACGCGCCACACTTTATGTTTCAACACCACTATGTTCGGGTCGTTAGGATGCAGCAGACGCAGCTCCTCTCTCACGGACTCAACACTAGCGTTATGCTCCGTAGACAGCTGAACAGCTCTCATCTCTTTAAACGGACTCTCGAGCCTCCCCAACACGACGCGAGAATCGCCAGCGTTGGCAACGTACAGCAACCCGTTGCATACGACACCCACGAGGCTGCAAGCACCGACGGAAGCTATCTGCGGTTTGGTCTCCCACCGCTCCTGAACAAGACCGAGAAACTCCTCCTCCGTGGCCACGAACGCTCTCGTGATCACGTCGGGAGAGACCACGCCTCGCTGGTCGGAAACGCATCTCCTCATGTTGTAAAACAGCCTCTCGTTCACGAACCGAGCCGCCTCGGGACCTCCGTGACCGTCGTAGACACCGACGAAGGTCGCCTCGGGACCAGACTCGTGGAAACTAATAGGACCGGACTCTAACTGGCTATGGTCCTCGAGAAGATTGTTGGCTTGGACCACGGCCATAGAAAACTCTCCGGTTAAATGGTTACCGGAGTCTTTGTACCATAATAGACCGTCGAGACGGCCGTTAGTATCATTATCACTACTACTACTGGGAATAGAACCTTCACCAATACCAAAAGGTCTCCAACAAGGGGACACGATTCTCCTGAATGTTGTAGACACCATCAAAAGCTTATATTATATCTCTCTAACCAAAAGAACCGGCTATCAAATCGTTCATCAAATCAGTGCTTATAACTATATTGTTAGAcccaatcttcttcttcttgtcgtTTTCAACTCCAGGATTCAAAC is part of the Raphanus sativus cultivar WK10039 chromosome 5, ASM80110v3, whole genome shotgun sequence genome and harbors:
- the LOC108856400 gene encoding probable protein phosphatase 2C 48, with amino-acid sequence MVSTTFRRIVSPCWRPFGIGEGSIPSSSSDNDTNGRLDGLLWYKDSGNHLTGEFSMAVVQANNLLEDHSQLESGPISFHESGPEATFVGVYDGHGGPEAARFVNERLFYNMRRCVSDQRGVVSPDVITRAFVATEEEFLGLVQERWETKPQIASVGACSLVGVVCNGLLYVANAGDSRVVLGRLESPFKEMRAVQLSTEHNASVESVREELRLLHPNDPNIVVLKHKVWRVKGIIQVSRSIGDAYLKRAEFNREPLLPKFRVAERFEKPIMRAEPTITVHKIHPEDQFLIFASDGLWEHLSNQEAVDIVNSCPRNGVARRLLKAALQAAAKKREMRYSDLEKIERGIRRHFHDDITVIVVFLHSASFGIRTPVSVRGGGVLALSGNNAIL